In the Colletotrichum lupini chromosome 1, complete sequence genome, one interval contains:
- a CDS encoding disintegrin, whose amino-acid sequence MVSFRTIAAAFAGLAALPQSVYTHSTQRNPLSYVTILEDAVFHSPSQHCHALSHFDLTFSLHDKQQEIRLALEPNDDILHNNLQVNYMGHDGKIHTTETVDRLEHRVFRGKAFVRHEGSPNDWRHAGWARITVHRDGAEPIFEGAFRIDDDHHRIQTGTNYHARKHREDPDAPGKGRNPDEYMVVWRDSDIIEYWTDREDLKKKREIFGRSSCNSDSLDFNTDYKIFDARDTEPLQSVPSNSLFGRNIFGRQIDGSTGNNGAGVNLVSTIGQTNGCPTTRKIALLGVATDCTYTAAFNSTQAVRQNIIDVINAASEVYESTFNISLGIQNLTISDANCPGQASSTAPWNVACSNSVTITDRLNLFSAWRGKSNDDNAFWTLLSTCGTDSAVGLAWLGQACTDGAQTSGSGSNNETVASANVVIQTPSEWQVIAHEVGHTFGAVHDCTSDTCSNGDSDMQRCCPLSSSTCNAGGSYIMNPSTGTGIRAFSPCSIGNICSGLLRNQVKSSCLTNNRNVNTITGSQCGNGIVESGEDCDCGGTSGCGSNRCCNPTTCKFTTGSVCDPANEDCCNGQCQFASNGTVCRTSTGSCDPQETCSGSSSTCPSDEHKADGDSCGNSGEGLTCASGQCTSRDQQCETAWGSRTNSTSVTSCNSGSSDCMISCNVPSIGNGACVTMNQNFLDGTSCTGGGKCSNGVCQGANAGTEIMDWIQNNKGIFIPVVIVVGLLVLIVLFSCICGACRRSRSRQRAKRLKPVPVPAMAHNGGWNSYGGAWSNPNIPPPPPAATRPGAPPPYHGGDPYQNGGWEMNRTQSARYA is encoded by the exons ATGGTTTCCTTCAGGACCATAGCTGCCGCCTTTGCCGGCCTCGCGGCTCTTCCCCAGAGTGTTTATA CACACTCGACACAGCGCAACCCGCTGAGTTATGTCACCATCCTCGAAGATGCCGTTTTCCACTCCCCTTCACAACACTGCCACGCCCTCTCGCACTTCGATCTTACTTTTTCTCTACACGACAAGCAACAGGAAATACGCCTTGCGCTGGAACCGAACGATGACATTCTCCACAACAATCTCCAAGTGAATTACATGGGCCACGACGGCAAGATCCACACCACAGAAACTGTCGACAGGTTAGAGCACCGGGTATTCAGGGGAAAGGCATTCGTACGCCACGAGGGAAGCCCCAACGACTGGAGGCATGCTGGATGGGCTCGAATCACGGTACACCGAGACGGCGCGGAACCCATTTTCGAGGGCGCTTTCCGCATCGACGACGACCACCACCGAATCCAGACCGGAACCAACTACCATGCGCGCAAGCACCGCGAGGACCCCGACGCTCCGGGCAAGGGTCGGAATCCCGACGAGTACATGGTGGTCTGGAGGGACTCGGATATTATCGAATACTGGACCGACCGTGAGGATCTaaagaagaagcgggaaaTTTTCGGCCGGTCTTCATGCAACTCGGACAGCTTGGACTTCAACACCGACTACAAGATCTTTGACGCGCGGGATACCGAACCCCTGCAGTCCGTGCCATCAAACTCTCTCTTCGGACGCAACATCTTCGGCAGGCAGATTGACGGCAGCACCGGTAACAACGGCGCAGGTGTCAACCTCGTCTCCACCATCGGACAAACCAACGGATGCCCGACGACACGCAAGATCGCCCTCCTCGGCGTTGCTACGGACTGCACTTACACCGCCGCCTTCAACTCAACGCAGGCTGTCAGGCAGAACATCATCGATGTGATCAACGCCGCTTCCGAGGTGTACGAGAGCACATTCAACATCTCACTCGGCATTCAGAATCTCACAATCAGCGACGCCAACTGCCCTGGACAGGCCAGCTCGACCGCCCCGTGGAACGTCGCATGCAGCAACAGCGTCACCATTACCGATCGTCTCAATCTCTTCTCGGCGTGGCGCGGTAAGTCCAACGATGACAACGCCTTCTGGACGCTCCTGAGTACCTGCGGCACCGATTCCGCTGTTGGTCTGGCGTGGTTGGGACAGGCCTGCACCGATGGAGCCCAGACATCAGGCAGCGGCAGTAACAATGAGACGGTCGCGTCAGCCAACGTAGTGATCCAGACGCCAAGTGAGTGGCAGGTTATCGCTCACGAGGTCGGCCATACCTTTGGTGCCGTACACGACTGCACTTCCGACACTTGCAGCAATGGCGATTCCGACATGCAGCGGTGCTGCCCCCTGAGCTCCAGCACCTGTAATGCGGGTGGTTCTTACATTATGAACCCGTCGACCGGCACCGGTATCAGAGCATTCTCTCCTTGCAGTATCGGTAACATTTGCTCCGGTCTTCTCCGTAACCAGGTCAAGTCGTCTTGCTTGACGAACAACCGAAATGTCAACACCATCACCGGAAGCCAATGTGGTAACGGCATTGTTGAGTCTGGCGAGGACTGCGACTGCGGTGGAACCTCTGGCTGCGGCAGCAACAGGTGCTGCAACCCCACGACGTGCAAGTTCACCACCGGATCAGTCTGCGACCCCGCCAACGAGGACTGTTGCAACGGCCAGTGCCAGTTCGCTTCCAACGGTACCGTGTGCAGAACGAGCACCGGTTCTTGCGACCCCCAGGAAACCTGCAGCGGCTCATCATCAACGTGTCCCAGCGACGAGCACAAGGCTGACGGTGATTCTTGCGGTAACTCTGGCGAGGGCCTCACCTGCGCCTCTGGACAGTGCACCTCTCGTGACCAGCAGTGCGAGACCGCCTGGGGATCGCGAACCAATTCCACCTCGGTAACCTCCTGCAACAGCGGCAGCTCAGACTGCATGATCTCCTGCAACGTCCCCAGCATCGGCAACGGCGCCTGCGTGACGATGAACCAAAACTTCCTCGACGGCACGTCGTGCACGGGCGGCGGCAAGTGCTCCAACGGCGTCTGCCAGGGCGCCAACGCCGGCACCGAGATCATGGACTGGATCCAGAACAACAAGGGCATCTTCATCcccgtcgtcatcgtcgtcggccTCCTGGTCCTCATTGTGTTGTTTAGCTGCATCTGCGGCGCGTGCCGGCGGAGCAGGAGCCGGCAAAGAGCTAAGCGTCTCAAACCCGTGCCCGTGCCGGCGATGGCGCACAATGGCGGGTGGAACAGCTACGGGGGCGCGTGGAGTAATCCCAACATTCCTCCGCCACCGCCGGCTGCTACGCGGCCCGGCGCGCCTCCGCCTTATCATGGCGGTGATCCCTACCAGAACGGAGGTTGGGAGATGAACAGGACTCAGAGCGCCAGGTACGCCTAA
- a CDS encoding replication factor C subunit 5 → MRPTAPTALLSAFQGLRISTTPTVSPLRAAIRPQLTKPLVASQILRDARPFSTTPAAQGTWLEPSIDRTKKMMKGRPRVATGGSTKGTTVIWGDYGLRMKDHHRRISAKQLKNAEDTIKMRLRGQKYRLYKRVCCNVGVYVSGNEMRMGKGKGSFDHWAARVAVNQIVFEIRGMLHEAVAKDAFRLAGNKLPGQWEFVHKGAAPVVGITKLENGVTLEDLKRPRKAIAPEDLLAEATSKPTSAASTTTPLSAISSSWSGCTIDDLTRWGGVIATVQVKEIPFTPIISLPARAYATSHASIFPTQRERVFLQSASPESPTLCSPLRQPTSGLQHGVFHITATKMALIVDKNRPRSLDALTYHQELSDRLGSLAQSGDFPHLLVYGPSGAGKKTRIVATLKELYGPGVEKIKIDARVFQTSSNRKLEFNIVASNYHLEITPSDVGNYDRVVVQDLLKEVAQTQQVDQSAKQRFKVVVINEADHLTRDAQAALRRTMEKYSPNLRLILLANSTANIIAPIRSRTLLVRVAAPTHEQICEVLAVSAKKENWPMVKGLHMRIAQESGRNLRRALLMYEAVHAQNEKVTDSTPIPPPDWEALISQIAREIVDEHTPARILQVRAKLYDLLTHCIPPTTILKTLTFKLIALIDDALKAEVIKWSAFYEHRIRMGTKVIFHLEAFVAKFMRIMEMYLMSMEL, encoded by the exons ATGAGGCCCACCGCTCCTACGGCGCTTCTCAGCGCCTTCCAAGGCCTCAGAATATCTACGACGCCGACAGTCAGTCCTCTTAGGGCCGCGATCCGACCTCAATTGACGAAGCCGCTGGTCGCATCCCAGATCCTCCGCGATGCCCGCCCGTTTTCCACGACACCTGCAGCGCAGGGCACATGGCTCGAACCCTCGATCGACCGAACGAAGAAGATGATGAAAGGACGTCCTCGCGTGGCTACGGGAGGATCGACCAAGGGCACGACTGTCATCTGGGGCGACTACGGTCTCCGAATGAAGGATCACCACCGAAGAATCAGCGCCAAGCAGCTGAAGAACGCTGAAGATACGATTAAGATGAGATTACGTGGTCAAAAGTACCGACTGTACAAGAGAGTGTGCTGCAACGTTGGTGTCTATGTGTCTGGTAACGAG ATGCGTATGGGTAAGGGAAAGGGTTCTTTCGATCATTGGGCGGCGCGTGTTGCTGTCAACCAGATCGTTTTCGAGATCAGAGGAATGCTTCACGAGGCTGTTGCGAAGGATGCCTTCCGTCTGGCGGGTAACAAGTTGCCCG GTCAATGGGAGTTTGTACACAAGGGAGCGGCTCCTGTTGTCGGTATTACGAAACTTGAGAACGGTGTTACGTTGGAGGATCTGAAGAGACCAAGAAAGGCGATTGCGCCTGAAGACTTGCTGGCTGAGGCAACGAGCAAGCCCACCAGCGCGGCGTCTACCACTACGCC GCTCAGCGCAATCTCAAGTTCATGGAGTGGCTGTACTATAGATGACCTTACCAGATGGGGAGGTGTCATTGCGACTGTACAAGTAAAGGAAATACCTTTTACACCCATAATCAGTCTACC GGCACGGGCCTATGCCACCAGCCACGCCTCGATATTTCCCACTCAACGCGAACGCGTCTTCTTGCAGAGCGCATCACCAGAAAGTCCCACGCTCTGCAGCCCGCTCCGCCAGCCAACTTCAGGTCTTCAACACGGCGTTTTCCACATCACAGCAACCAAAATGGCGCTTATTGTCGATAAAAATAGACCAAGGTCACTAGATGCTCTGACATACCATCAGGAGCTTTCAGACCGTCTTGGCTCTCTG GCTCAGAGCGGAGATTTCCCCCATTTATTGGTATACGGTCCGTCCGGCGCTGGAAAGAAGACACGCATCGTTGCCACACTGAAGGAGCTGTACGGACCCGGTGTAGAGAAGATCAAGATCGATGCGCGTGTTTTCCAGACGTCGAGTAACCGCAAGCTCGAATTCAACATTGTCGCGTCAAACTACCATCTCGAGATCACCCCGTCAGACGTCGGAAACTACGACAGAGTTGTCGTTCAGGATCTGCTGAAGGAGGTGGCACAGACACAACAGGTCGATCAGTCGGCAAAGCAAAGATTCAAGGTCGTGGTCATCAATGAGGCAGACCACCTTACCAGAGATGCGCAGGCTGCGCTGCGTCGCACGATGGAGAAGTACTCTCCTAACCTACGATTGATCCTCCTAGCGAATTCGACGGCAAACATCATCGCCCCCATCCGATCGAGAACACTGCTGGTCCGAGTAGCTGCACCAACCCACGAGCAAATTTGTGAGGTCCTGGCAGTGTCAGCGAAGAAGGAGAACTGGCCCATGGTGAAGGGCCTGCATATGAGGATCGCGCAGGAGAGTGGCAGGAATCTGCGACGAGCTCTGCTCATGTACGAGGCTGTCCACGCACAAAA TGAGAAAGTCACGGATAGCACACCAATCCCGCCGCCAGACTGGGAGGCACTCATCAGCCAGATAGCGAGGGAGATTGTCGATGAGCACACGCCGGCACGGATTCTCCAAGTGCGAGCAAAGCTATACGACCTTCTCACGCACTGCATCCCGCCAACCACGATTCTCAAGACGCTCACCTTCAAGCTCATTGCGTTGATCGACGATGCCCTGAAGGCGGAGGTGATCAAGTGGTCGGCATTCTACGAGCACCGGATCAGGATGGGCACGAAGGTCATCTTCCACCTGGAAGCGTTTGTGGCCAAGTTCATGAGGATCATGGAGATGTACTTGATGAGCATGGAGCTGTGA
- a CDS encoding LisH protein → MVTKEYLDSDRVNFLVWRYLLEGNYRETAAKFQKEWHIQQPHRHFDFANHVKSHALVSVINKGLCYHALEREHAKKLVPSDAAAAAEALQVGLFGPLIAQPPQKIEEDEDADGEVDDTEMEVENTRKRQFDSRPQQQHMVNGGSPSKRPRLSNGYESTNGADAATDPMELDSHGDNNHAYPSPLEGEQAPTPTPRTDGPEQGTQVDKVEELATETTFLRLMPDDGNSSAGATNNAGDGGAPTTLTTTAASAGGPGASPSPANGENAPILLRCEWNPKDPSILAAAGTDALARIWTISRSSTMTPTPAPEPDGHVHGVHRPFHSLIDDETPKTATVGQLAWNSRGTAIAIAVEHGDRASVHIWAKDGSHVDKFDVSDPPVIKLRWSPSDAALLAIAPDNSNANGPGGALVTVYHSLTSNTLSYFLPNHDLLSWPLDAAWTSETEFLLTGGDVMLSLKCTETAIVPNKKLESREDDTFTQVVYDRRSKLSATASDKGILDLWDEDGHRRSITAHSGAITAVQWQPLPDDAVVPEDERLVASGGDDCAIIISNAKDPEPGKPKSILTMESPIVSIAFTPDGAFIAGATAGRILIWKVGEQHTMPRASWSRSPHPGWLSPKASSEPEDEDEHCLCWDADGQRLAYGANSRLAVINFRR, encoded by the exons ATGGTCACCAAGGAGTACCTCGACTCGGACAGAGTCAACTTTCTCGTCTGGAG GTATCTCTTGGAAGGCA ACTACCGAGAGACCGCAGCCAAATTCCAGAAAGAATGGCACATTCAGCAACCTCATCGCCATTTTGACTTCGCAAATCACGTCAAGAGCCACGCTTTGGTGTCCGTCATCAACAAAGGCCTCTGCTACCATGCCCTCGAGAGAGAGCATGCGAAGAAATTG GTGCCTTCAGATGCTGCGGCTGCGGCCGAAGCACTGCAGGTGGGGTTGTTTGGGCCATTGATCGCTCAACCGCCTCAAAAAATTGAGGAGGATGAGGACGCAGATGGCGAGGTGGACGACACAGAGATGGAGGTCGAAAACACTCGGAAACGCCAATTTGACAGCCGGCCACAACAGCAGCACATGGTGAATGGCGGCTCACCTAGCAAGCGGCCCAGGCTGAGCAATGGGTATGAGAGCACGAACGGGGCGGATGCGGCCACGGACCCCATGGAGCTAGACAGCCATGGCGACAACAACCATGCCTATCCGTCGCCTCTCGAAGGCGAGCAAGCTCCGACGCCCACCCCGAGAACAGATGGCCCCGAGCAGGGCACGCAAGTCGACAAAGTTGAGGAATTGGCCACGGAGACGACATTTCTGCGATTAATGCCCGATGACGGCAACTCCAGCGCCGGTGCCACCAACAACGCTGGCGACGGCGGCGCCCCGACGACTTTGACTACCACTGCTGCAAGCGCAGGCGGGCCTGGAGCTTCGCCCTCGCCAGCCAACGGTGAAAACGCACCCATTCTGTTGCGCTGCGAGTGGAACCCAAAGGACCCATCAATCTTGGCGGCTGCTGGAACCGATGCGCTAGCCCGAATTTGGACCATCTCACGTTCAAGCACAATGACGCCCACTCCAGCTCCCGAACCCGACGGTCACGTGCATGGTGTACATCGCCCGTTTCATAGTCTCATCGACGACGAGACTCCCAAGACAGCCACAGTAGGTCAACTTGCTTGGAATAGTAGGGGAACGGCCATTGCCATCGCCGTCGAACATGGCGACAGGGCATCGGTTCACATCTGGGCAAAGGACGGTTCTCATGTCGACAAGTTCGACGTCTCAGACCCTCCCGTGATCAAGCTCCGTTGGAGCCCGAGCGATGCAGCCCTTCTCGCCATTGCGCCCGATAACAGCAACGCAAATGGACCCGGCGGCGCTCTGGTCACTGTCTATCACTCCCTGACGTCCAACACACTGTCCTATTTCCTGCCGAATCACGACTTGCTCAGCTGGCCACTGGATGCTGCGTGGACCAGCGAAACAGAGTTCCTCCTCACCGGCGGAGATGTCATGCTGTCACTCAAGTGCACGGAGACGGCCATCGTGCCGAACAAGAAATTGGAGAGCCGAGAGGACGACACATTTACTCAGGTTGTCTACGACCGGCGATCAAAACTTTCCGCTACCGCGAGCGACAAGGGCATCCTGGAT CTTTGGGACGAAGATGGTCACCGCCGGTCAATAACGGCCCACTCTGGGGCGATCACGGCGGTACAGTGGCAGCCTCTCCCGGATGATGCCGTCGTGCCGGAAGACGAACGATTGGTCGCATCTGGAGGCGACGATTGCGCCATTATCATCTCCAACGCCAAGGACCCTGAGCCTGGAAAACCAAAGTCCATTCTGACCATGGAATCGCCCATTGTATCGATTGCATTCACACCAGATGGCGCTTTCATCGCCGGAGCCACGGCCGGTCGCATTCTGATCTGGAAGGTTGGCGAGCAGCACACGATGCCAAGGGCGAGCTGGAGCAGATCGCCACATCCCGGATGGCTCAGTCCCAAGGCGAGCTCGGAGCCGGAGGACGAGGATGAGCACTGTCTGTGCTGGGATGCCGACGGACAACGGCTCGCCTATGGAGCTAACAGCAGA CTGGCTGTGATCAACTTCCGTCGGTAG
- a CDS encoding eukaryotic integral membrane protein: MTINPFKGPTETTPGRLTSHVQVSPSVDDLLLERKLSKMPPRINIPPVTRVLLAVLVVQSFLSAAIRYRQWSATSEIVIPYLTLIPQLSLIYPWTFLTSTLVENNIFTLGIAGVTIYQGGRYLERAWSSAELAKFVAVTALIPNVLTFALMIIFFTLTRNERWTLTVIGGTIPMQISFLVAFSQLVPAHTVTLFRGILSLRVPRFPLLYLGIVFILSLTPLLTAASFSLALSGLLTSWTYLRFYKTVFPDLDSSQPTSLRGDASETFAFAEFFPAPVKPFVATLSNQIFEVLVAMRICSPFSPDNVPSGRGNNFIQRGAPGGARAEAERRRALALKTLDQRLHAATAGTAARSSSQPPAQQPTGPTVQTQPQPNTQTAMTTQPTAMLGETNYHPEQESSDKSAS; the protein is encoded by the exons ATGACTATTAATCCGTTCAAGGGACCCACTGAAACGACCCCGGGACGCCTTACCAGTCACGTCCAAGTGTCCCCTT CTGTTGACGACCTCCTCCTCGAACGGAAGCTGTCCAAGATGCCGCCCCGAATCAACATCCCGCCGGTCACCCGGGTCCTGCTGGCTGTCCTCGTCGTGCAGTCGTTTCTGAGCGCGGCGATCCGCTATCGTCAATGGAGCGCGACATCCGAGATCGTGATACCGTACCTGACGCTCATCCCTCAGCTCTCCCTTATTTATCCGTGGACGTTTTTGACCTCAACATTGGTCGAGAACAACATCTTCACTCTCGGAATTGCCGGCGTCACCATTTACCAAGGCGGTAGATACCTCGAGAGAGCTTGGTCTTCAGCGGAGCTGGCCAAGTTTGTCGCCGTCACCGCGCTGATTCCCAATGTCCTGACCTTTGCGCTCATGATCATCTTCTTCACCCTGACAAGGAACGAGCGTTGGAC ACTGACCGTTATTGGCGGCACGATCCCGATGCAGATCTCTTTCCTCGTCGCATTTAGCCAGCTCGTCCCGGCGCACACCGTTACTCTGTTCCGCGGCATCCTGTCCCTTCGAGTTCCGCGATTCCCTCTATTATATCTCGGCATCGTCTTTATTCTGTCTCTGACGCCGCTTTTGACGGCGGCCTCTTTCTCCCTTGCTCTGAGCGGCCTGCTAACGAGCTGGACATACCTCCGCTTCTACAAGACCGTCTTCCCCGACCTCGACTCTTCTCAGCCGACTTCCCTCCGTGGAGACGCCAGCGAGACGTTTGCATTTGCCGAGTTCTTCCCGGCGCCGGTGAAGCCCTTCGTTGCCACCCTTTCAAACCAGATCTTTGAGGTGCTGGTAGCGATGCGGATATGCAGCCCCTTCTCCCCGGACAACGTCCCGTCCGGACGAGGCAACAACTTCATACAGAGAGGCGCACCTGGTGGTGCGAGAGCCGAGGCGGAGCGGAGACGAGCGCTGGCACTGAAGACGTTGGATCAGAGGCTCCACGCCGCCACCGCGGGCACAGCGGCACGATCTTCGTCACAACCTCCGGCGCAGCAGCCCACGGGTCCGACGGTACAGACGCAACCGCAGCCCAACACGCAGACGGCTATGACTACGCAGCCTACTGCGATGCTGGGGGAGACCAACTACCACCCCGAGCAGGAGTCGAGCGATAAATCCGCATCGTGA
- a CDS encoding acetate-CoA ligase, translating to MGLLVDGDLAVFTDTPHNAQIWDLGLTEMLDWRLKLCMYGYVPNSASGSSCRSTCPEWESTFTRRSQYKSQFPIRPLKAILSPVQFAAGPPGELVFLITTHILFVFPNSSYSSSSLHFHNPSPITPTFLGHLPSQLHTHKANTTRTGFKRTTHWDVDLFSLLPLPALQQRLSRTTRDSTLDLWRVAPVPTPACARPPIITARAGLLLLRRGRQRRTIVARFSQLSSASGSLEARQNLYKPAQTHTHINHPAATMTDAAEPQKAPVVAEAHLVDTFLPRAKQHRTSASASSPLQPHLHGSLGERNAKPDCSRFDQMVLFALRRRFAEARFQTQTPKSQTQFHGLLPSESRVRGTGDCPWWLQGVVVTVVNPMDPHQVLCTFHGRKKEGQRNSELLIGHFGLTILSPSRRAPQQAPLEHSPFLSPAAGLEDYQKLYKESITDPKAFWGTKARELLSWFSDFQTVYSGSLAGGDSAWFVEGQLNACYNCVDRHAFKDPNRVAIIYEADEPGEGRNVTYGELLREVSRTAWVLKQMGVRKGDTVAIYLPMIPEAIIALLACVRIGAVHSVVFAGFSADSLRDRVIDGNSKVVITTDEGKRGGKLIGTKKIVDDALKQCPDVSHVLVYKRTGADVPMTKGRDWWWHEEVEKWPSYFPPERVNSEDPLFLLYTSGSTGKPKGVMHTTGGYLVGAAATGKYVFDIHDGDRYFCGGDVGWITGHTYVVYAPLLLGVSTVVFEGTPAYPNFSRYWDIIANHQVTQFYVAPTALRLLKRAGDQHVKGDMKHLRVLGSVGEPIAAEVWKWYFEVVGKEEAHIVDTYWQTETGSNVITPLAGVTPTKPGSASLPFFGIEPSIIDPVSGEEIHGNDVEGVLAFKQAWPSMARTVWGAHKRYMDTYLNVYPGYYFTGDGAGRDHEGFYWIRGRVDDVVNVSGHRLSTAEIEAALIEHHSIAEAAVVGVADELTGQAVNAFVALKDGNEASDALRKEFIMQVRKSIGPFAAPKAVHIVPDLPKTRSGKIMRRILRKILAGEEDQLGDVTTLSDPSIVEKIINIVHEEKRKK from the exons ATGGGGCTCCTTGTAGATGGAGACCTGGCTGTATTCACTGACACGCCGCACAATGCCCAAATCTGGGACCTTGGGCTAACGGAGATGCT TGACTGGCGACTGAAGCTATGTATGTACGGGTAT GTCCCGAACAGCGCCTCCGGCTCAAGTTGTCGGTCGACGTGCCCGGAGTGGGAGTCCACGTTTACCAGACGTTCCCAGTACAAGTCCCAATTCCCCATTCGTCCATTAAAAGCAATCCTATCCCCCGTCCAATTCGCGGCTGGGCCACCTGGAGAGCTGGTCTTCTTAATTACGACTCACATCCTCTTCGTCTTTCCCAATTCCTCCTactcctcctcttctcttCACTTCCACAACCCATCTCCGATTACTCCTACATTTCTAGGACATCTCCCCTCTCAGTTGCATACGCATAAAGCAAACACAACGAGGACAGGATTCAAGCGAACCACCCATTGGGACGTCGACTTGTTTTCTCTGCTGCCGCTACCCGCTTTGCAGCAACGCCTATCTAGGACAACACGCGACTCGACGCTTGACTTGTGGAGAGTTGCGCCAGTTCCGACCCCAGCTTGCGCGCGACCTCCCATCATTACTGCACGAGCAGGACTGCTTCTCTTACGACGAGGACGGCAAAGAAGGACGATTGTCGCACGATTCTCACAGCTTAGCAGCGCCAGCGGATCTCTCGAAGCTCGACAGAACCTCTACAAGCCTGCACAAA cacacacacacataaaCCACCCCGCCGCCACAATGACCGATGCCGCAGAGCCACAAAAGGCCCCCGTGGTCGCCGAGGCCCACCTCGTTGATACCTTCC TCCCTCGCGCCAAACAGCACCGAACGTCTGCGTCTGCGTCCTCACCCCTTCAACCGCATTTACACGGTTCTCTGGGCGAGCGCAACGCAAAGCCTGACTGCTCTCGCTTCGACCAAATGGTTTTATTTGCAT TGCGCCGCCGATTTGCAGAAGCCAGATTCCAGACCCAGACACCCAAGAGTCAGACCCAGTTCCATGGCCTGTTGCCGTCCGAAAGTCGCGTGAGGGGCACTGGAGATTGCCCATGGTGGCTGCAGGGGGTCGTGGTTACTGTGGTCAACCCTATGGATCCCCATCAAGTACTTTGTACTTTCCATGGGAGGAAGAAGGAGGGGCAGCGCAATTCGGAGCTACTGATTGGACATTTTGGGCTAACAATTCTGTCTCCTTCCCGCAGAGCACCCCAGCAAGCCCCACTTGAGCA CTCCCCCTTCCTCTCCCCTGCTGCAGGTCTCGAGGACTACCAAAAGTTGTACAAGGAATCCATCACCGACCCAAAGGCCTTCTGGGGCACCAAAGCCCGCGAGCTCCTGTCTTGGTTCAGCGATTTCCAGACCGTCTACTCCGGTTCCCTGGCCGGTGGTGATAGCGCTTGGTTTGTTGAGGGCCAGCTCAACGCCTGCTACAACTGTGTCGACCGTCACGCCTTCAAGGACCCCAACCGCGTTGCCATCATCTACGAGGCCGACGAGCCTGGCGAAGGCCGCAATGTCACCTATGGCGAGCTGCTCCGCGAGGTCTCACGCACCGCCTGGGTTCTGAAGCAGATGGGCGTGCGCAAGGGAGACACCGTTGCCATCTACCTGCCCATGATTCCCGAGGCCATCATTGCTCTCCTCGCTTGCGTCCGTATCGGCGCCGTCCACTCCGTCGTCTTTGCCGGTTTCTCCGCCGACTCTCTCCGTGATCGTGTCATTGACGGCAACTCAAAGGTCGTCATCACCACTGATGAGGGTAAGCGTGGTGGCAAGTTGATCGGCACGAAGAAGATTGTCGACGATGCCTTGAAGCAGTGCCCCGATGTGTCCCACGTCCTCGTCTACAAGCGCACCGGCGCCGATGTGCCCATGACAAAGGGCCGTGACTGGTGGTGGCACGAAGAGGTTGAGAAGTGGCCTTCTTACTTCCCCCCTGAGCGCGTCAACTCCGAGGACCCCCTTTTCCTTCTCTACACCTCCGGTTCCACCGGTAAGCCCAAGGGTGTTATGCACACTACTGGTGGCTACCTCGTCGGTGCCGCCGCCACGGGCAAGTACGTCTTTGACATCCACGATGGTGACCGTTACTTCTGCGGTGGTGATGTCGGTTGGATTACCGGACACACCTACGTCGTATACGCCCCTCTGCTGCTCGGTGTGAGCACCGTCGTCTTCGAGGGCACACCCGCCTACCCCAACTTCTCGAGATATTGGGATATCATCGCGAACCACCAAGTCACCCAGTTCTACGTCGCCCCTACCGCTCTGCGGTTACTCAAGCGGGCCGGTGACCAGCATGTCAAGGGCGACATGAAGCACCTCAGAGTGCTCGGCTCCGTCGGTGAGCCCATCGCCGCCGAGGTCTGGAAGTGGTACTTTGAGGTTGTCGGCAAGGAGGAGGCCCACATTGTAGAC ACGTACTGGCAGACCGAGACGGGCTCCAACGTCATCACTCCCCTGGCCGGTGTCACGCCGACCAAGCCCGGTAGTGCTTCGTTGCCCTTCTTCGGCATCGAGCCCTCCATCATCGACCCCGTTTCCGGCGAAGAGATTCACGGCAACGATGTCGAGGGTGTGTTGGCCTTCAAGCAGGCATGGCCCAGTATGGCCCGCACCGTCTGGGGCGCTCACAAGCGCTACATGGACACGTACCTGAATGTTTACCCAGGCTACTAC TTCACCGGTGACGGTGCCGGCCGTGACCACGAGGGCTTCTACTGGATCCGCGGCCGCGTCGACGACGTCGTCAACGTCTCTGGCCACCGCCTGTCGACCGCCGAGATCGAGGCCGCGCTCATCGAGCACCACTCCATCGCTGAGGCCGCCGTCGTCGGCGTCGCGGACGAGCTCACCGGCCAGGCCGTCAACGCCTTCGTCGCCCTCAAGGACGGCAACGAGGCCTCGGACGCGCTGCGCAAGGAGTTCATCATGCAGGTGCGCAAGAGCATCGGACCGTTTGCCGCACCAAAGGCCGTTCACATCGTGCCCGATCTGCCCAAGACCCGCTCCGGCAAGATTATGCGCAGAATTCTCCGCAAGATCTTGGCTGGTGAGGAGGATCAGCTTGGTGATGTTACGACT CTTTCGGATCCTTCCATTGTTGAAAAGATTATCAACATTGTCCACGAGGAAAAGAGAAAGAAGTAA